The Phyllopteryx taeniolatus isolate TA_2022b chromosome 19, UOR_Ptae_1.2, whole genome shotgun sequence genome includes the window TTGTGTGCACAAATATATATTCACAGATTaccaggacctggatgactgagaatcgacATAGACAATAAAGTATATACACATGCCTGTtttgaagtcaaaataaagCATATTTTACTTTGCTAATTAGCTAGGTTTCCGTGAAATTtgtccaacaaggttaagaagcACTGCGATAAGCGTTTCAGACCGTCATATGATAACAACTCTTTTGCATTGCCGATGACTATTGTCCCTCTGAAAGGCTGTCTACTCGGAACAAGTCGCCAGTGTTAAATGGAGGCAAAGTCGTTTAACAAGTGAGCCTCAACACGACCTGGACGAGGTTAGCGGCGAGCCATCACTGCCGATGACGATGCTAACGTGTTAGCCGCCATTGCAAACGTACCGCAAAAATCTTCCGTCGTCGCGACGCCCCACCAGACAAAAGTTGACGAGTGGAGACGCTGCGAGGAGGAGCGAGCTCTCACATCTGCAAGCTGCTGGACACGTtcagaagatgatgatgatgacagagAGACATTTTGGGTTTACTAATGTGGCGCCGTCGTCCCCTTCTGCTTCGGCGCTTCTTCACGCGTAATACGGCGCGACACTACCGACACTGCCCCCCAGTGGAGACCAAACTCGCTGCAATCAAGGACAAGAAAATGGAGAGGAAGGATAGCTGGATAGATGCTATGTATTTGGTAtttacacatgcacactcattcataatagaaaaaaacaactcaagttGGTACGGAGCTGTGGtcgtgcctgtcgtggcggcaatcccccaacccgttggtggacaccaacggtgagggatgccgtcaaactgaagaaggagtcctatcggccttcttggactgtgggactcctgagggggcggcacggtggacgactggttagagcgtcagcctcacagttctgaggagcggagttcaatccccggctccgcctgtgtggagtttgcatgttctccccgtgcctgcgtgggtttccggtttcctcccacatcccaaaaacatgcatgcattggagactttaaattgcccgtaggtgtgcatgtcagtgcgaacggttgtttgtttgtatgtgccctgcgatcggctggcaaccggttcggggtgtaccccgcctcctgcccgacgatagctgggataggttccggcacgcccgcgacccgagtgaggagaagcggctcagaaaatggatggatggatggatggactcctgaggcagctgatgggtaccggctggccaagcggaatgcagctttggtggtcgccgaagcaaaaactcgggtatgggaggagttcggtgaggccgaggagaaagacttccggtcCACCagcagtgcaccgtcaacactgtgtatagtggggacggggcgccgctgacctcgactcggaacgttgtgagccggtggggagaatacttcgaagaccgaTCTAcgctcctcccctcacctacggtcacgagccaAACAACGAGATCCCGGGTACAAGCGGACAAAAtgagggtgtccgggctctgccttagagatagggtgagaagctcggtcatccgggagaagctcagagtagagccgctgctcctccgcatcgaaaggagccagatgaggtggctcgggcagcTGGTTAGGACGCCTCCCGGAGGCCTTCCCGGTGAGGTTTTCCGGGCACGTTCCACCGGAAGgtgaccccggggacgacccgggacacgccggagagaccaCGTCTCTCGgccggcccgggaacgcctgggatccccccggaagagctggatgaagtggctggggagagggaagtctgggcgtccctgctaaagctactgcccccgcgacccgacctcgaataagcggtagaaaatggatggatggatggaactcaagtaaaaacaaatgcaaaggtCAGCAGCATTGGAACGGAATAAAAAGAAAGTTCAATCTAACCTGCGCAAGAAGGATAACAGGAGATTAAGATGCTGCATGTTGGTCAACTATTATTCCCAATGCTAAATAATGATACTGTGCAATGGTGAACTATAATGCACCCAATATGTCCAGTGGATTCAAATTTTCCAAATCGAAggataataataaattgagagGTAGGATATAAACAGTGTGCATAGTGCCTGCTGTATGTCGATATGCATAACACGCAGTATATGTAACATGTAAAACAGTATTGCACAGTCCTGAAGTATTTAAGCCGACAACAGCTGGAGACTTTTGATAGAAATGAGTAGGAAACGGTATGAAAGATAAGTGTGCCTGTTGGAGAAGGATTTCCCATGAGGAAGAAAAGTTGCTGGGTGCTCTCTAGTCTAGATAGTCTAGTCTGGTGCACTCGTCCCGTCTCCATCGCCATCGCGCCGCCACCACCTTCTTCAGGACTCGATGCATCCTGTTTGCGGCCCTGGCAACTTGCAACTCGTCCTGAACGATCGCTGCAGCCCGACTAAGACTGGAAACTTTGATTTAGTCGGCACCAGAAACTGAGCATGAATCACACAATTCGAAGTTGTATTGTTTCATTTGCGTCATTGCATTGAAGACTGAATGGGAATAGTGTACAGTCATTTGACATTGTTTTCAACGACGTTTCTGGTGGGTGGCACATGTTTCAGACCATACTATTATTTCCATCGATGTAAGCACGAGCGGTTCGTGGTTATTTATCTGTGTGACTATTTCTTTGGTCGAGACTTGTTGACGCATTCTTCCCAATAGCGTCTTCGTCTAGgcttcttctctttctctgtCAACACGACGCAACACTGCTGCCCCCGCAGGCAAAATGCGAAACGACAGCTTCCATCTGAGCTGGTCCCCGTTACGTCACGCGCTCGCCCTTCCAACCCCGGAAGTGTTGCGTTTGCGTGAGCGACGTCAAATGTCGCGGACGAGCCGTGCCGCCGCAGTTGACGTCATCGAGCTCCCGTCCTCCACGGCGTGTTCTGGTTCGGCGGCGGACGGGAAGCAGCGGCCGCGGTGCTTTGTGGGTCCGCCGCCGTCGCTCTTCCGAAGGGTCGCGAGGGAGCGCGACGTCATGGCCGAGCTGCTGCAGGTGCTCGACGCGGCCGAGCAGGCGGACCACCAGCACCACCTGCACCACCGCGACGTCGTCCGCGGCTCGGCTCGCTTGCCGCTCGGGCCGGCCGCCGTCCGCTCGCCGACTTCCTCCGAGTCGGCCGacaagccgccgccgccgccgccgtcgccgggGCCGGGGCCGGGGCCGCTCGGCTGGGTGCGCCTCAACGTGGGCGGGACCTACTTCGTCTCCACCAAGCAGACTTTGTGCAGGGAGCCCAAGTCGTTCCTGTTCCGACTCTGCCAGGACCACCCGGACCTGGACTCCGACAAAGTGAGGCGCTCCCCACCCACCAGTATCGTGGTCCGCACGACACAGAGGCCATTACGTGTCCTACTAGATTGAGACATGACATGGCCGTTTAGTAGAGCCAATGCAAAGATGAACCGATGCCACGTATGTTTCGCACCggtaaaaagtcaaacaaaaggcGAATTGTGCTTTTTATGTGGAAAGAAGAAAAGTCTTCTGGTGTGGCcacatgggggcagtataagacagacagacagacagacagacagactgttCATTGAGGCGTTATTTTGAATTCCTCAGGATGGCAATCATATTGTAGCCAGCCGAGCGTGTCCCGCTTAGAACTCGTCAAGTGGCATTCATAATGTCTTAACTCTTTGTAGCTCATCAGTACAGCGCTAATGTTCGTCGCTCTCTCCAGAGGATCAAGAATATATGGCTGAAATGTGAttactgttatattgtttgtctacatgttgttgaaccatttgtgttcaatccgTTGCTAAGTGGTTAAAGCGCCGCAACATAGATGCTTATTAGCGTTAGCTTAGCCTTTCTTTAGGCAGCTGTTTGGCTGTTTTAAATGAGCACCGCTGTGTCCAGGTGGAGTGATTAGGCAGTCGGCAATGAGTAAAGCAATCATTTACACATGTTACAAAACTACTGTATCCAAGTCCACGATATCAAAAGCCCTATATAGGGAAATATATCTATTTGGGCTCCACcgatcatgtttttttgtttttttttaggccgaAGCCAATTCCGAATAAAATTCCCATAACTGATTAATCggttgatccatccatccattttctgagccgcttatcctcacgagggtcgcgggcgtgctggagcccatcccagctgtcatcgggcaggaggcgggtacgccctaaactggttgccagccaatcgcagggcacatacaaacaaacaaccacgcacactcacacctacgggcaatttagagtgttcaattaacgtgcatgtttttgggatgtgggaagaaagcggagtgcccggagaaaagccatgcaggcgcgcggagaacatgcaaactccacacaggcggggccggggattgaacccggctcctcagaactgtgaggctgacgctctaaccagtcgtccaccgtgccacctaatcCCTTAAcgcttaaaacaataaagatatgaaaGACAGGCAGAacgttttacaatactttgtacTTTTAACTTTACTACAGCGagaaaaattggcaaaaaatgatttatgtattaatgtgcaaaaaaaatttgcaaaaatcaccaactgttttttttttatttatttgtttttgttggttatGTTGTCATGTggtgttgtgtaaaaaaaaaaaaaaaaaaagttttttaaattggCCGATTAGAAAAGGCAAATATTGGCTGATTAATCAGTCGCAtcctaaagtgtgtgtgtgtgtatatatatatatatacatacatacatacacacacacacacatacgcacgcacacaatatCATGCTGCTTCTTGTTCTTGTGTGTTATTTTGTGCAGGACAGCACAGGGgcctatttgattgacagggaCCCCACCTACTTTGGACCAATCCTCAATTATCTCCGCCACGGAAAGCTGATCATGGACAAGAACCTCGCTGAGGAAGGTAAGACACGCCAGAGGCAGTCCGTCACGTTACGCGCACGCcaaacacacgtgtgtgtgtgtgtgcgtgtgtgtgcgcgcgtcttCAGGCGTTCTCGAAGAGGCGGAATTCTACAACATCGCCTCCCTGGTGCGTCTGGTGAAGGAGCGCATAAGGGACAACGAGAACCGCACGTCGCAGGTAGGCACCGCCGGCGAGCCCCTGCCGCTCTGTTCGCGTTTGCCGTGTTGTCATGGTTACGCCGCTCTGTGCGGGACCTCCCGCAGGGTCCCGTCAAACACGTCTACCGCGTCCTGCAGTGCCAGGAGGAGGAGCTGACTCAGATGGTCTCCACCATGTCGGACGGCTGGAAGTTCGAACAGGTGAGCTTTAGAGATGCGTTTGAGACAATTGAAGAGACGGTATGAAGTAACAAGTCGTGAGAATTTCCATGACGAAATGGGTATGAAGCTAACTGACACGACAGTCAGGTGTGTTGATGTGGCAAAACGGGTATGGAGACGTATGGACGTAGATGACAGGACGTGCGGGTGTGACGATATGCGAGAGGACGTGATTAGACCGACCCTGGTATGAAGACACGGGAAAAGATGGCTATGAAGATAGGTGAGAGGACGACGGGATGAAGACGTGTGATGGGCAGGAAGACGCGTACAAAGTCGAGTGACGGTTTTGAAGATACGAGAAAAAATGGGTATGACGCTAACTGACGAGACGAGAATGAATGAAGGATGCGTGAAGACACGACGAGACGGGTAGGAAGACGTGTGAGGAGAGGGCGTGACGACAGATGAGAGGACGGGTACGCAGGCAGGCGAGAGGAAAGTATGAAGGCAAGACGGGCATGAAGCGAGCTCACGTGACAGCTTTGAAAATGGGTGTGACGACAAGTGTGAACGACGCGGGTATGGAGGCGCGCAACCCTTCTCTTGACCTTTTCTCTTCACGTTTTGGTAAATCAGCTGATCAGCATCGGCTCGTCCTACAATTACGGCAACGAGGACCAGGCGGAGTTTCTGTGCGTGGTGTCGCGGGAGCTCAACAACGCGGCCAACGGCGTTGTCATGGAGCCCAGCCAGAAGGCCAAGGTGGGTGCGCTGGCTTCACTTTGGTTAAATGTACGGACGCCGTGGTGTCTCTGTTCCCGGCGTTACTTTGCGTTAGCCTCAAACTGTTTTGGGAATTCTGAAGTCGATTTTGGGCAAACGGACGCTTGCGTGGAAGTCGGCTGTTCCGCTCGTTCCGGGCAAGGCGAGCGGATGCGTCGTTTCACGAAAAAGCCCAAAAAGACGATGCCTCGTGCGGGAGATCAACCCTATATATATTCGTCCAAAAATCATTCTGAGAGAGATGAATAATCCaaaatgatacatttaaaaaaaaataaaaaattgctcGCCCAATTACGATGGGGTCAATTATCCGCGGATCTTCGCTCTCCCGGTCCGGCCCTGTCCCTAACCCTCCAATAGCGGGCGCCCACTCTACTCGTGTCCGTCAAATGAAGTGACttccaaaaggaaattcagCGGGCTGTGTCTTTAGCGTTTTTGAtgagatgaaatgaaaatgaccgCGCGGCTTTTCCTTGTGCAGATCCTGCAGGAGCGAGGCTCACGCATGTGACCACGCCATCCGATTGGAGCACGGATGCCGGTCATCGTTCCAGGCTACTTCCTGTCCCGTTTGGCGGGAAAATACCTGTCAACCGAGGTGGGACGCTTCCCATTGGATGTCCATCACTTCTGTTTCCACAGGAAGTGACGCGTGGTGGCGTCTCTTGACTTCCCGTCTCGCTGTCACGCGTGCAGTTTGACCCTGGCATATCGTCGCATGTTGGACGTTGGCCCCGCCCCTCGCCATCATTTGGTCACGTGGCAGCAAAGGTGGAGCAGCGTGAACAAACACTCGCCCAGTTTGGCCAATCACGTCGCATTTTCAGCTTAGTAAAAGTTCATCTCTACGCTTTCGGACGATAACGGTTGGACGCCAACTTTCTGGATCAGTTCGTGACTTTGATGTTACTTGccgcatttttaaaatgagcatcaaatgacatttgaaatgctaacatgctagcatTAGCATGCTATGTTGCCAACTAGCAGCGAGCTGTCGATGTGAcgcgtgcatgtgcgtgtttGTCAGACCTGATTATCATGCTAACACAGCGACCAGCACCGTGCTAGCAGGACGCTCTCCGCTTAGCATGATAGCATGTGTTAGCATTGCTGGCCACTGAAGATAGGAGGAGACATCGTTAGATGTTAAcggttaagaaaaaaaatacatggcgttacatacagtatatatttacaaatacaTCTAATATGTATGTGGGTTTCATAATTGTTAAgacacttgtaaaaaaaaattgtaattgccTCAGTTTTGTTTGT containing:
- the LOC133469143 gene encoding BTB/POZ domain-containing protein KCTD5-like is translated as MRNDSFHLSWSPLRHALALPTPEVLRLRERRQMSRTSRAAAVDVIELPSSTACSGSAADGKQRPRCFVGPPPSLFRRVARERDVMAELLQVLDAAEQADHQHHLHHRDVVRGSARLPLGPAAVRSPTSSESADKPPPPPPSPGPGPGPLGWVRLNVGGTYFVSTKQTLCREPKSFLFRLCQDHPDLDSDKDSTGAYLIDRDPTYFGPILNYLRHGKLIMDKNLAEEGVLEEAEFYNIASLVRLVKERIRDNENRTSQGPVKHVYRVLQCQEEELTQMVSTMSDGWKFEQLISIGSSYNYGNEDQAEFLCVVSRELNNAANGVVMEPSQKAKILQERGSRM